A window from Pseudomonas kribbensis encodes these proteins:
- a CDS encoding transglycosylase SLT domain-containing protein — translation MSSSIRKSVNSDALTRLAQAIAVAVSATLAGCSSHAPQTEATHTPNIAARAKQKPIWLSEKPSPQVPQDIWERMRGGFQLQEGLGVNPRIEQQRLWFASNPSFLENAGERGSLYIHYIVERLEERNMPLELALLPVIESAYNPMAYSRADAVGLWQFIPSTGRYYNLRQTRFYDGRRDITASTTAAMDYLTRLHDMFNGDWLLALAAYNAGEGTVSRAIERNEKLGLPTDYWNLPLPAETQAYVPKLLALSQVVLSPEAYGVNLNPIANEPYFQVVEINQRMDLSKVAAVANIDEDELFQLNPAFKQRTTIDGPQHLLVPTSKAQLLTASLQTMRPEELISPRSLKPVFEGADPTEVAKLKRAYRVKRGDNLGSIAKANKVDVKDLQRWNKLTGKNLKVGQTLVMQDTTKRTPAGKSGGRINTVIAANTKSKAKDDSKQQTQYKVQRGDTLYVVAKRFNVEMQHLKRWNPGAGKALKPGQMLTVYQPH, via the coding sequence ATGTCGTCATCCATACGTAAGTCCGTCAATTCAGACGCATTGACCCGCTTGGCGCAAGCCATCGCGGTGGCTGTGTCCGCCACGCTGGCGGGCTGTTCCAGCCATGCTCCGCAGACTGAAGCGACCCATACGCCGAACATTGCTGCGCGAGCCAAGCAGAAGCCCATCTGGTTGTCCGAGAAGCCCAGCCCGCAGGTGCCCCAAGACATCTGGGAACGCATGCGCGGCGGTTTTCAGCTTCAGGAAGGTCTGGGCGTGAACCCGCGCATCGAGCAACAGCGCCTGTGGTTCGCCAGTAACCCTTCCTTTCTCGAGAACGCCGGCGAGCGCGGCAGCCTCTACATTCATTACATCGTCGAGCGCCTCGAAGAACGCAACATGCCGCTGGAGCTGGCCCTGCTGCCAGTGATTGAAAGTGCCTACAACCCGATGGCCTATTCCCGGGCCGACGCGGTGGGGCTCTGGCAATTCATCCCTTCCACCGGGCGTTATTACAATCTGCGCCAGACCCGTTTCTACGACGGCCGTCGCGACATCACCGCCTCGACAACGGCAGCGATGGATTACCTGACCCGCCTGCACGACATGTTCAACGGCGACTGGCTGCTGGCCCTGGCGGCCTACAATGCCGGCGAAGGCACGGTCAGCCGCGCCATCGAACGCAACGAAAAGCTCGGCCTGCCGACCGACTACTGGAACCTGCCGCTGCCGGCAGAAACCCAGGCGTATGTGCCGAAACTGCTGGCACTGTCGCAAGTAGTGCTGTCGCCGGAAGCCTACGGGGTGAACCTCAACCCGATCGCCAACGAACCTTACTTCCAGGTCGTCGAAATCAACCAGCGCATGGACCTGTCCAAGGTCGCCGCCGTGGCCAACATCGACGAAGACGAGCTGTTCCAGCTCAACCCGGCGTTCAAGCAGCGCACCACCATCGACGGCCCGCAGCACCTGCTGGTGCCGACGTCGAAGGCCCAGCTGCTGACCGCCAGCCTGCAGACCATGCGTCCTGAAGAGCTGATCAGCCCTCGTTCGCTGAAGCCGGTCTTCGAAGGCGCCGATCCGACCGAAGTCGCGAAGCTCAAGCGTGCGTACCGGGTCAAACGCGGCGACAACCTCGGCTCCATCGCCAAGGCCAACAAGGTCGACGTCAAGGACCTGCAACGCTGGAACAAGCTGACCGGCAAGAATCTCAAGGTCGGCCAGACCCTGGTCATGCAGGACACCACCAAACGCACCCCGGCCGGCAAGTCCGGCGGGCGCATCAACACCGTGATCGCAGCCAACACCAAGAGCAAAGCCAAGGACGACAGCAAGCAGCAGACCCAGTACAAGGTCCAGCGCGGCGACACGCTGTATGTTGTTGCCAAGCGTTTCAACGTCGAGATGCAGCATCTCAAGCGTTGGAACCCGGGTGCCGGCAAGGCACTCAAGCCTGGGCAGATGCTCACGGTCTACCAGCCGCACTGA
- the gloB gene encoding hydroxyacylglutathione hydrolase codes for MIQISALPAFTDNYIWLLQDHATQRCAVVDPGDAAPVQAWLAAHPGWVLGDILITHHHHDHVGGVETLKKATGATVYGPASESIPGRDVALKDNDKVRVLGWDFDVYAVPGHTLGHIAYYHHGLLFCGDTLFAAGCGRLFEGTPEQMHHSLGRLAALPEDTLVYCTHEYTLSNLKFAAAVEPGNPDIAARLEKVSQQRQNGVMTLPSTIALEKLTNPFLRTSETLVTQKVDERNGAQNRAPSEVFAALRAWKDKF; via the coding sequence ATGATACAGATCAGTGCCCTGCCCGCCTTCACCGACAACTACATCTGGTTGTTACAGGATCATGCCACCCAGCGCTGCGCGGTGGTCGATCCGGGAGATGCCGCCCCCGTGCAGGCGTGGCTTGCCGCGCATCCGGGCTGGGTGCTGGGCGATATTCTGATCACTCATCATCACCATGATCATGTCGGCGGTGTCGAGACGCTTAAAAAGGCTACGGGCGCGACTGTCTACGGTCCGGCCAGCGAAAGCATCCCTGGGCGGGACGTAGCGCTCAAGGATAACGACAAGGTTCGCGTGCTCGGCTGGGATTTCGATGTCTACGCCGTTCCCGGCCACACCCTGGGGCACATCGCCTATTACCATCACGGCCTGCTGTTCTGCGGCGACACCCTGTTCGCCGCCGGTTGCGGCCGGTTGTTCGAAGGCACGCCGGAGCAGATGCACCACTCCCTCGGTCGTCTGGCCGCCCTGCCGGAAGACACACTGGTCTACTGCACCCACGAATACACCCTGAGCAACCTGAAATTCGCCGCTGCGGTGGAGCCGGGCAACCCGGACATTGCCGCCCGTCTGGAAAAAGTCAGCCAGCAACGGCAAAACGGGGTCATGACCCTGCCCTCGACCATTGCCCTGGAAAAGCTCACAAACCCGTTTCTGCGTACCAGTGAAACATTAGTTACACAAAAAGTGGACGAACGGAATGGCGCTCAAAACCGGGCGCCGAGTGAGGTTTTTGCGGCTCTGCGGGCTTGGAAAGATAAGTTCTAA
- a CDS encoding methyltransferase domain-containing protein gives MIDKAFAQADPDWLALIGAAREWLSGPLGQFLLDEERRMLEDELCRFFGGYLVHYGPSAETPPSAPQVQRNVRLGAPLPGVEIVCEEQAWPLSEHAADVVVLQHGLDFCLSPHGLLREAASSVRPGGHLLIVGINPWSTWGLRHVFAHDALHQARCISPSRVADWLNLLGFALEKRRFGCYRPPLASPKWQARLAGWERKAGDWQLAGGGFYLLVARKIVVGLRPVRQERREPMGKLIPLPMAKVNRRRIEP, from the coding sequence ATGATCGATAAAGCGTTCGCTCAGGCCGATCCTGACTGGCTGGCCCTGATCGGGGCGGCCCGTGAATGGCTGTCCGGTCCCCTCGGGCAATTTCTGCTGGACGAAGAGCGGCGCATGCTCGAAGACGAGCTTTGCCGGTTCTTCGGCGGCTATCTGGTGCATTACGGCCCTTCTGCGGAAACACCGCCGTCGGCGCCGCAAGTGCAGCGCAACGTGCGGCTCGGTGCGCCATTGCCCGGCGTCGAGATCGTCTGCGAAGAGCAGGCCTGGCCGTTGAGTGAACACGCCGCCGACGTGGTGGTGTTGCAGCACGGTCTGGATTTCTGCCTGTCGCCCCACGGCCTGCTGCGTGAAGCGGCCAGCAGTGTGCGCCCCGGCGGGCATCTGTTGATTGTCGGGATCAACCCCTGGAGTACCTGGGGCCTGCGCCATGTGTTCGCCCATGACGCATTGCACCAGGCGCGCTGCATCTCGCCGTCGCGGGTCGCCGACTGGCTCAACCTGCTGGGTTTCGCGCTGGAGAAACGCCGCTTCGGGTGCTATCGTCCGCCGCTCGCGTCACCCAAGTGGCAGGCCCGTCTGGCCGGCTGGGAACGCAAGGCCGGCGACTGGCAACTGGCGGGCGGCGGCTTCTATCTGTTGGTCGCGCGCAAGATCGTGGTCGGCCTGCGTCCGGTGCGCCAGGAACGCCGCGAGCCGATGGGCAAGCTGATTCCGTTGCCGATGGCCAAGGTCAATCGGCGCCGCATCGAACCGTAA
- the rnhA gene encoding ribonuclease HI, producing MSESVDSVELFTDGACKGNPGPGGWGALLVCKGVEKELWGGEANTTNNRMELLGAIRGLEALKRPCEVLLVTDSQYVMKGINEWMANWKKRGWKTAAKEPVKNADLWKELDEQVNRHKVTWKWVRGHIGHHGNERADQLANRGVDEVRGYKQD from the coding sequence ATGAGCGAAAGCGTCGATAGCGTAGAACTGTTCACTGATGGCGCCTGCAAGGGCAACCCCGGCCCGGGCGGCTGGGGCGCCTTGCTGGTGTGCAAGGGCGTCGAAAAGGAACTGTGGGGCGGCGAAGCCAATACCACCAACAACCGCATGGAGCTGCTCGGCGCGATTCGCGGCCTGGAAGCCCTCAAGCGTCCTTGCGAAGTGCTGCTGGTGACCGACTCGCAATACGTGATGAAAGGCATCAATGAGTGGATGGCCAACTGGAAGAAGCGCGGCTGGAAAACCGCGGCCAAAGAGCCGGTCAAAAACGCCGATCTATGGAAGGAACTGGACGAGCAGGTCAACCGCCACAAGGTCACCTGGAAATGGGTCCGCGGCCACATCGGCCACCACGGCAACGAACGGGCCGACCAGTTGGCCAACCGTGGCGTGGATGAAGTGCGCGGCTACAAGCAGGACTGA
- a CDS encoding DUF2388 domain-containing protein: MKTAYVLLLGACLLMAEAHATSFVISTDITLSLTLSSSKGTSGSFKDDKIVLAAKDDAAAFVASDGDIRGAQMEAAFQRIRSLLPELSATDQQLAKAILML; this comes from the coding sequence ATGAAGACTGCATATGTTTTATTGCTTGGCGCCTGCCTGCTGATGGCCGAAGCGCACGCCACCAGTTTCGTCATCAGCACCGACATCACCCTGAGCCTTACACTCAGCTCCAGCAAAGGCACCAGCGGGTCGTTCAAGGACGACAAGATCGTGCTGGCCGCCAAGGACGATGCGGCGGCCTTCGTTGCCAGCGACGGAGACATTCGCGGCGCGCAGATGGAGGCAGCATTCCAGCGGATTCGCAGCCTGTTGCCAGAACTGTCCGCCACCGACCAGCAGCTGGCCAAGGCCATTCTGATGCTCTGA
- the dnaQ gene encoding DNA polymerase III subunit epsilon — MATRSVVLDTETTGMPVTDGHRIIEIGCVELIGRRLTGRHFHVYLQPDRESDEGAIGVHGITNEFLVGKPRFAEVADEFFEFINGAQLIIHNAAFDVGFINNEFALMGQQDRADITQHCTILDTLMMARERHPGQRNSLDALCKRYGVDNSGRELHGALLDSEILADVYLTMTGGQTSLSLAGNASDGNGTGEGADNSATEIRRLPADRKPGRIIRATEAELAEHQVRLEIIAKSAGAPALWTQLLEAESQA, encoded by the coding sequence ATGGCCACCAGATCCGTTGTACTCGATACCGAAACCACCGGCATGCCGGTGACCGATGGTCACCGGATCATTGAAATCGGTTGCGTCGAGCTGATCGGTCGGCGCCTGACGGGGCGGCACTTTCACGTTTACCTGCAGCCGGATCGCGAAAGTGACGAAGGCGCGATCGGCGTCCACGGCATCACCAACGAATTCCTGGTCGGCAAGCCGCGTTTCGCCGAAGTGGCCGATGAGTTCTTCGAGTTCATCAACGGCGCGCAACTGATCATCCATAACGCGGCGTTCGACGTTGGCTTCATCAACAACGAATTCGCCCTGATGGGTCAGCAGGATCGCGCGGACATCACGCAGCACTGCACGATCCTCGACACCCTGATGATGGCCCGGGAACGTCACCCGGGGCAGCGCAACAGCCTCGATGCCTTGTGCAAACGCTACGGCGTCGACAACTCCGGCCGTGAGCTGCACGGCGCATTGCTCGACTCGGAGATTCTCGCCGACGTCTACCTGACCATGACCGGTGGCCAGACTAGCCTGTCGCTGGCCGGCAACGCTTCCGACGGTAACGGCACGGGTGAGGGCGCGGACAACTCCGCCACTGAAATTCGTCGTCTGCCGGCGGACCGCAAACCGGGGCGGATTATTCGCGCCACCGAAGCCGAACTGGCCGAGCACCAGGTGCGCCTGGAGATCATCGCCAAATCCGCTGGTGCACCGGCGCTGTGGACTCAGCTGCTGGAAGCCGAATCCCAGGCGTAA
- a CDS encoding Orn/Lys/Arg decarboxylase N-terminal domain-containing protein — MYKDLKFPVLIVHRDIKADTVAGERIRGIAHELEQEGFSIVSATDYAEGRLVASTHHGLACMLIAAEDASTNSHLLQNMAELIGLARVRAPDLPIFALGEQVTLENAPADAMAELNQLRGILYLFEDTVPFLARQVARAARKYLDGLLPPFFKALVQHTADSNYSWHTPGHGGGVAYHKSPVGQAFHQFFGENTLRSDLSVSVPELGSLLDHTGPLAEAEARAARNFGADHTFFVINGTSTANKIVWHSMVGRDDLVLVDRNCHKSVLHAIIMTGAIPLYLCPERNELGIIGPIPLSEFSRESIQAKIDASPLTKGREPKVKLAVVTNSTYDGLCYNAELIKQSLGNSVEVLHFDEAWYAYAAFHEFFAGRYGMATSRSADSPLVFTTHSTHKLLAAFSQASMIHVQDGGARQLDRDRFNEAFMMHISTSPQYSIIASLDVASAMMEGPAGRSLLQETFDEALSFRRALANLRQHIDANDWWFSIWQPPGVEGIDRVQTEDWLLKPEADWHGFGEVSDDYVLLDPIKVTLVMPGLTAGGALSDNGIPAAVVSRFLWERGLVVEKTGLYSFLVLFSMGITKGKWSTLLTELLEFKRSYDANVSLDTCLKCVAQEDPARYRGMGLRDLCDQLHACYRSNATARHLKRMYTVLPEIAMKPAHAYDQLVRGEVEAVPIDELEGRVAAVMLVPYPPGIPLIMPGERFTESTRSIIDYLKFARTFDASFPGFVVDVHGLQHEDEGNGRHYTVDCVKE; from the coding sequence ATGTACAAAGATCTGAAGTTCCCGGTGTTGATCGTTCACCGCGACATCAAGGCCGATACGGTTGCCGGCGAACGCATTCGCGGCATCGCCCATGAACTGGAGCAGGAAGGTTTCAGCATCGTTTCGGCCACGGATTACGCCGAGGGTCGGCTGGTGGCGTCGACTCATCATGGTTTGGCGTGCATGTTGATCGCCGCCGAAGACGCGAGCACCAATTCCCATTTGTTGCAGAACATGGCCGAACTGATCGGTCTGGCCCGCGTGCGGGCGCCGGACTTGCCGATCTTCGCGCTCGGTGAGCAGGTCACTTTGGAGAACGCCCCGGCCGATGCCATGGCCGAGCTCAATCAGTTGCGCGGCATTCTCTATCTGTTCGAAGACACGGTGCCGTTTCTCGCCCGCCAGGTGGCGCGGGCAGCGCGCAAGTATCTGGATGGATTGCTGCCGCCGTTCTTCAAGGCCTTGGTGCAGCACACCGCCGATTCCAATTATTCCTGGCACACCCCCGGTCATGGCGGTGGCGTGGCGTATCACAAGAGCCCGGTAGGGCAGGCGTTTCACCAGTTTTTCGGCGAAAACACCCTGCGTTCGGATTTGTCGGTGTCGGTGCCGGAGCTGGGTTCGCTGCTCGATCACACCGGGCCGCTGGCCGAAGCGGAAGCGCGGGCTGCGCGCAATTTCGGCGCCGATCACACCTTTTTCGTGATCAATGGCACCTCGACTGCCAACAAGATCGTCTGGCATTCGATGGTCGGGCGCGATGATCTGGTGCTGGTGGATCGCAACTGCCACAAGTCGGTGTTGCACGCGATCATCATGACCGGGGCGATTCCGCTGTATCTGTGCCCGGAGCGTAACGAGCTGGGGATCATCGGCCCGATCCCGCTGAGCGAATTCAGTCGCGAATCGATCCAGGCCAAGATCGATGCGAGTCCGCTGACCAAGGGTCGGGAGCCGAAAGTCAAACTCGCGGTGGTCACCAACTCCACGTACGACGGCCTTTGCTACAACGCGGAACTGATCAAGCAGAGCCTGGGCAACAGCGTCGAGGTTCTGCATTTCGACGAAGCCTGGTACGCCTATGCGGCGTTTCACGAATTCTTTGCCGGACGCTACGGCATGGCGACCTCGCGCAGTGCCGACAGCCCGCTGGTGTTCACCACCCACTCCACCCATAAATTATTGGCGGCATTCAGTCAGGCTTCGATGATTCATGTGCAGGACGGCGGCGCGCGGCAACTGGATCGTGACCGTTTCAACGAAGCGTTCATGATGCATATATCGACGTCGCCGCAGTACAGCATCATCGCTTCGCTGGACGTGGCTTCGGCCATGATGGAAGGCCCGGCCGGGCGCTCGCTGTTGCAGGAAACCTTCGATGAAGCCCTGAGCTTTCGCCGGGCGCTGGCCAATCTGCGGCAACACATCGACGCCAATGACTGGTGGTTTTCGATCTGGCAGCCGCCGGGTGTCGAGGGCATCGATCGGGTGCAGACCGAAGACTGGCTGCTGAAGCCCGAGGCGGACTGGCACGGTTTCGGCGAGGTCAGCGACGATTACGTGCTGCTCGATCCGATCAAGGTCACTCTGGTGATGCCCGGCCTGACCGCTGGTGGAGCGCTGAGCGACAACGGGATTCCGGCGGCGGTGGTCAGTCGTTTCCTCTGGGAGCGGGGGTTGGTGGTGGAGAAAACCGGGCTGTATTCGTTCCTCGTGCTGTTCTCCATGGGCATCACCAAAGGCAAATGGAGCACGCTGCTGACCGAGCTTTTGGAGTTCAAGCGCAGCTACGACGCGAACGTCAGCCTCGACACCTGCCTGAAGTGTGTCGCCCAGGAAGACCCGGCGCGCTATCGCGGCATGGGTCTGCGCGACCTGTGCGATCAGCTCCATGCCTGCTATCGCAGCAACGCCACCGCCAGGCACCTCAAGCGCATGTACACCGTGCTGCCGGAAATCGCCATGAAACCGGCCCACGCCTACGATCAACTGGTGCGCGGCGAAGTCGAGGCGGTGCCGATCGATGAGCTGGAGGGGCGTGTCGCGGCGGTGATGCTGGTGCCTTATCCGCCGGGGATTCCGTTGATCATGCCCGGTGAGCGTTTTACCGAATCCACCCGGTCGATCATCGATTACCTGAAATTTGCCCGCACGTTCGATGCGAGTTTTCCGGGTTTCGTGGTCGATGTGCACGGACTGCAACACGAAGACGAGGGCAATGGACGGCACTACACCGTCGATTGCGTCAAGGAATGA
- a CDS encoding GNAT family N-acetyltransferase has product MQPVMNPKYPGLSVRVADDGFAAYIWGSDFSFEVAAYGAAEIGKPVAQWGVTPIVPYRKCYGIDPEEFSSFRDAADSAIFMAYLEDQPVGHLVISTNWNGFAHIDELAVHAPARRHGVAKALLDVAQFWSRKKKLPGIMLETQNNNLGACRLYERCGYVIGGIDHLRYRGIDPNTAEVALFWYRLFDNPLENPISSPASPRLVP; this is encoded by the coding sequence ATGCAACCGGTCATGAATCCAAAATACCCCGGGCTGTCGGTGCGTGTTGCCGATGACGGTTTTGCCGCCTATATCTGGGGTAGCGATTTCAGTTTTGAGGTCGCCGCCTATGGCGCTGCCGAAATCGGCAAACCCGTCGCGCAATGGGGCGTGACGCCCATCGTGCCGTACCGCAAGTGCTACGGCATCGACCCCGAGGAATTCAGCAGTTTTCGCGATGCCGCCGACAGTGCGATTTTCATGGCGTATCTGGAAGACCAGCCGGTAGGGCATCTGGTGATCAGCACCAACTGGAACGGTTTTGCTCATATCGATGAGCTGGCGGTGCATGCGCCAGCACGCCGCCATGGTGTGGCGAAAGCGTTGCTGGATGTGGCGCAGTTCTGGAGTCGCAAGAAAAAGCTGCCGGGGATCATGCTCGAGACCCAGAACAACAACCTCGGTGCCTGCCGCTTGTATGAGCGCTGCGGTTATGTGATCGGTGGCATCGACCATCTGCGTTATCGCGGCATTGATCCGAACACCGCCGAGGTGGCGTTGTTCTGGTATCGATTGTTCGATAATCCGCTGGAAAACCCGATCAGCTCGCCAGCATCGCCTCGGCTTGTTCCGTAA
- a CDS encoding LysR family transcriptional regulator, whose amino-acid sequence MRLRHIEVIQALLQTGHVGTAAEWLQLPAGDVEERLREAESQLGFMLFASVRGRLQATAEARALQVEIAHIYDALEPVQRLASSLKQYLAPPLRIIGTPPLAQQLLPQSLAALRRRLPDVPCTLLSEPTRHIVRSLLLRESDLGLSLHDPEHPDIHCQPLAQGKLQLLAPHGWLQPKQKYISLQDLAGQAMVGLEGQDPLSPALEHKLQALRPAPSIHTRVQTHQMMRSMVEAGEGLAIVDPFTALGARAGGIDTCPLSPAVPISLYALTFKHAPPTSAIQTLLGIVTEQAEAMLAS is encoded by the coding sequence ATGCGTTTACGTCATATCGAGGTGATACAGGCGCTTTTACAGACGGGTCACGTGGGCACCGCCGCCGAATGGCTGCAATTGCCGGCGGGCGATGTCGAAGAGCGACTTCGCGAAGCCGAGAGTCAGTTGGGGTTCATGCTGTTCGCCAGCGTGCGCGGACGGCTTCAGGCCACGGCCGAAGCCCGTGCGCTGCAAGTCGAAATCGCCCACATCTATGACGCGCTGGAGCCGGTACAACGGCTGGCCAGCAGCCTCAAGCAATACCTCGCCCCACCCCTTCGAATCATCGGTACCCCGCCGCTGGCCCAGCAGCTGTTGCCGCAAAGTCTCGCCGCATTGCGCCGACGCCTGCCTGACGTGCCCTGCACGCTGCTCAGTGAACCCACCCGCCACATCGTTCGCAGTCTGTTGCTGCGCGAGAGCGATCTGGGACTGAGCCTGCACGACCCCGAACATCCGGATATCCATTGCCAGCCGCTGGCCCAGGGCAAGCTGCAATTGCTCGCGCCTCACGGCTGGCTGCAACCGAAGCAGAAGTACATTTCGCTGCAAGACCTGGCCGGTCAGGCGATGGTCGGCCTCGAAGGCCAGGATCCGCTGAGCCCGGCGCTGGAACACAAACTCCAGGCCTTGCGCCCGGCACCGAGCATCCACACCCGGGTGCAGACCCATCAGATGATGCGCAGCATGGTCGAGGCCGGCGAAGGCCTGGCCATCGTCGACCCGTTCACCGCGCTGGGTGCCCGGGCCGGTGGAATCGACACTTGCCCGTTGTCACCGGCGGTGCCGATCAGCCTCTATGCACTGACCTTCAAGCACGCGCCGCCGACATCGGCCATCCAGACATTGCTGGGTATCGTTACGGAACAAGCCGAGGCGATGCTGGCGAGCTGA
- a CDS encoding NADPH-dependent FMN reductase, translating to MSNVYNVAVVVGSLRKASINRKVALALAELAPANLKLNIVEIGDLPLYNEDIDGDSPPAAYSTFRQKVASSDAVLFVTPEYNRSVPAPLKNAIDVGSRPYGKSVWGGKPGAVISVSPGAIGGFGANQHLRQSFVFLNVPCMQQPEAYLGGAGTAFDESGKLNESVKPFLQSFINAYGEWVAQHKK from the coding sequence ATGAGCAATGTCTATAACGTCGCGGTAGTGGTCGGCAGCCTGCGTAAAGCATCGATCAATCGCAAGGTTGCGCTGGCGCTGGCGGAACTGGCACCGGCCAACCTCAAGCTGAACATTGTGGAAATTGGCGATCTGCCACTCTATAACGAAGACATCGACGGCGATTCACCGCCGGCAGCCTACAGCACTTTTCGGCAAAAAGTGGCGTCATCCGACGCGGTGCTGTTTGTCACCCCGGAGTACAACCGTTCGGTGCCGGCACCCTTGAAGAACGCGATTGACGTTGGTTCGCGACCTTATGGCAAGAGTGTCTGGGGCGGAAAACCGGGCGCAGTGATCAGCGTTTCGCCGGGTGCCATCGGCGGTTTTGGCGCCAACCAGCATTTGCGCCAATCCTTCGTTTTCCTCAACGTGCCGTGCATGCAGCAGCCGGAGGCCTATCTTGGCGGCGCCGGTACGGCGTTCGATGAGTCGGGCAAGCTGAACGAGTCGGTCAAGCCGTTCCTGCAGAGCTTCATCAATGCCTATGGCGAGTGGGTAGCGCAGCACAAGAAGTGA
- a CDS encoding arsenic transporter: MLAASLIFLLTITLVIWQPKGLGVGWSATLGAIVALLFGVVHLSDIPLVWQIIWNATGTFVALIIISLLLDEAGFFAWAALHVARWGRGSGRKLFAFMVLLGALVSALFANDGAALILTPIVISMLLALRFSPAATLAFVMGAGFIADTASLPLVVSNLVNIVSADFFHIGFNRYAAVMVPVNFVSVAATLAVLLWFFRRDIPKDYDPEQLEHPETAIHDKATFYAGWAVLVILLVGCFALEPLGIPISAISAVCAALLLGIAARGHKISTRKVMKEAPWQIVIFSLGMYLVVYGLRNAGLTDHLAGWLDAFAGYGVWGAAMGTGVLTALLSSIMNNLPTVLIGLLSIDASQATGVVKEAMIYANVIGSDLGPKITPIGSLATLLWLHVLERKDIRIGWGYYFKVGIVLTVPVLLVTLAALALRLSV; the protein is encoded by the coding sequence ATGCTCGCTGCGTCACTGATTTTCCTGCTGACCATCACCCTGGTGATCTGGCAACCCAAAGGCCTCGGGGTCGGCTGGAGTGCAACGCTCGGCGCCATTGTCGCGCTGCTTTTTGGCGTGGTGCACCTGAGCGATATTCCGCTGGTGTGGCAGATCATCTGGAACGCCACCGGCACTTTTGTAGCGCTGATCATCATCAGCCTGTTGCTCGACGAAGCGGGGTTCTTTGCCTGGGCCGCGTTGCATGTGGCGCGTTGGGGGCGGGGCAGCGGGCGCAAGCTGTTCGCCTTCATGGTGTTGCTCGGTGCGCTGGTATCGGCTTTGTTCGCCAATGACGGCGCGGCGCTGATCCTCACGCCCATCGTGATTTCCATGCTGCTGGCCCTGCGTTTTTCCCCGGCGGCGACCCTGGCGTTCGTCATGGGCGCGGGGTTCATCGCCGACACCGCGAGCCTGCCGCTGGTGGTGTCGAACCTGGTCAACATCGTTTCGGCCGACTTCTTTCACATTGGTTTCAATCGTTATGCGGCGGTGATGGTGCCGGTCAACTTCGTCAGCGTCGCGGCCACGCTGGCGGTGTTGTTGTGGTTCTTTCGCCGCGACATTCCGAAAGACTACGACCCTGAACAGCTTGAACACCCGGAGACCGCGATCCACGACAAGGCCACGTTCTACGCGGGTTGGGCGGTGTTGGTGATCCTGCTGGTGGGCTGTTTTGCCCTGGAGCCGCTGGGCATTCCGATCAGCGCCATCTCGGCCGTTTGCGCGGCGTTGTTGCTGGGCATCGCCGCTCGCGGGCACAAGATCTCCACGCGCAAAGTGATGAAAGAGGCGCCGTGGCAGATCGTGATTTTCTCCCTGGGCATGTACCTGGTGGTCTACGGTCTGCGCAATGCCGGGCTGACGGATCATCTGGCCGGCTGGCTGGATGCCTTTGCCGGGTATGGCGTGTGGGGCGCGGCTATGGGCACTGGCGTGCTGACCGCATTGTTGTCGTCGATCATGAACAATCTGCCGACGGTGCTGATCGGTTTGCTGTCGATCGATGCCAGTCAGGCGACCGGTGTCGTGAAAGAAGCGATGATCTACGCCAACGTGATCGGCAGCGACCTGGGGCCGAAGATCACCCCGATTGGCAGTCTGGCGACTCTGCTCTGGCTGCATGTGCTGGAGCGCAAGGATATCCGGATCGGCTGGGGCTATTACTTCAAGGTGGGGATTGTGCTGACGGTGCCGGTGTTGCTGGTGACATTGGCGGCTCTGGCACTGCGGTTGAGCGTCTAA